A single Streptomyces mirabilis DNA region contains:
- a CDS encoding DUF2264 domain-containing protein has protein sequence MPTPSQLFGPAPTTREGWADALLALAAPATCMAAAGPERMPVYPSMSDRGAVWFELVARPLWGLAGHAAGGLSGADRQWDELRRALTAAVDPEHPWYVGRPADMDQRLVESAAVGYALAVAKDRLWDPLTERQREQLADWLSAAASATPFDNNWCFFPVLAAVGLRSVGVPVDEGRVAAHLDRIEDFALRDGWYADGPGTPERPGSRDYYVPFGFHFYGLLLASLKAVDDERCRRYGQRATEFAAQFQHWFAADGAAVPFGRSLGYRFAQGSFWSALAAADLPAVDWATARTLAQRNLGWWWQQPILAEDGSLTVGYAYPNAGVVEQYMAGGSPYWGMKIFASLAAADHHPFWTATPASDLHPRVSPQPAAAMILARDAAGDVIALAGQNAPGWNPRGGNAKYAKFAYSTLAGVSVPTGEPALDQGGFDSALALSDDGEHWRTRSAGESGIDGETLVVRWRPWPDVVVDTRLRHVDGGHVREHRITTGRRLYTAEGAFCVPKTGLGATPHNVTERPGLARATADVTVSEIVCLAADESPRDGVVVLQMPGSHLLYPRTVLPALRGVLDPGEHTLRCRVSLTRR, from the coding sequence ATGCCCACCCCGTCACAGCTGTTCGGCCCAGCCCCCACCACCCGGGAGGGCTGGGCCGACGCGCTGCTCGCCCTTGCCGCACCGGCCACGTGCATGGCGGCCGCCGGGCCCGAGCGCATGCCGGTCTACCCGAGCATGAGCGACCGTGGGGCGGTCTGGTTCGAACTCGTCGCCCGCCCGCTGTGGGGACTCGCCGGGCACGCCGCCGGCGGCCTGTCCGGCGCGGACCGGCAGTGGGACGAACTGCGCCGCGCGTTGACGGCCGCCGTCGACCCCGAACATCCCTGGTACGTGGGCCGACCGGCCGACATGGACCAGCGCCTCGTCGAATCCGCCGCCGTCGGCTACGCCCTTGCCGTCGCGAAGGACCGGCTCTGGGATCCCCTCACCGAACGGCAGCGGGAACAGCTCGCCGACTGGCTGTCGGCGGCGGCGTCGGCAACGCCCTTTGACAACAACTGGTGCTTCTTCCCTGTGCTCGCCGCCGTGGGACTGCGTTCGGTGGGCGTACCCGTGGACGAGGGGCGGGTGGCCGCGCATCTGGATCGCATCGAGGACTTCGCACTGCGCGACGGCTGGTATGCCGACGGGCCCGGCACGCCCGAGCGGCCCGGCTCCCGCGACTACTACGTCCCGTTCGGGTTCCATTTCTACGGGCTCCTGCTGGCGTCGTTGAAAGCGGTCGACGACGAGCGGTGCCGACGCTACGGGCAGCGGGCGACCGAGTTCGCGGCGCAGTTCCAGCACTGGTTCGCCGCCGACGGAGCCGCCGTGCCCTTCGGCCGCAGCCTCGGCTACCGGTTCGCCCAGGGCTCCTTCTGGTCGGCGCTGGCCGCGGCCGACCTACCCGCCGTCGACTGGGCCACCGCGCGCACCCTGGCGCAGCGCAACCTCGGCTGGTGGTGGCAGCAGCCGATCCTTGCCGAGGACGGCTCCCTCACTGTCGGCTACGCCTACCCGAACGCCGGTGTCGTCGAGCAGTACATGGCCGGCGGGTCGCCGTACTGGGGCATGAAGATCTTCGCGAGCCTCGCCGCGGCCGACCATCATCCATTCTGGACGGCGACGCCCGCGTCGGACCTGCATCCTCGCGTCAGCCCGCAACCGGCCGCGGCGATGATCCTCGCGCGGGACGCGGCGGGGGATGTCATCGCGCTCGCCGGGCAGAACGCGCCCGGCTGGAACCCCCGTGGCGGGAACGCCAAGTACGCGAAGTTCGCCTACTCCACCCTTGCCGGGGTCAGTGTGCCCACCGGCGAACCGGCCCTGGACCAGGGCGGCTTCGACAGCGCGCTGGCCCTGTCCGACGACGGCGAACACTGGCGCACGCGGTCCGCCGGAGAGTCCGGGATCGACGGCGAGACCCTGGTCGTGCGCTGGCGGCCGTGGCCGGACGTGGTCGTCGACACCCGACTGCGGCACGTCGACGGCGGGCACGTCCGCGAGCACCGCATCACCACCGGGCGCCGGCTGTACACGGCCGAAGGCGCGTTCTGCGTCCCGAAGACCGGCCTCGGCGCGACGCCCCACAACGTCACGGAGCGCCCCGGCCTGGCCCGGGCGACGGCCGACGTGACCGTCAGCGAGATCGTCTGCCTGGCCGCCGACGAGTCACCACGCGACGGCGTCGTCGTGCTGCAGATGCCGGGCTCCCACCTCCTGTACCCGCGCACGGTCCTTCCGGCTCTGCGAGGCGTCCTCGATCCGGGCGAGCACACCCTGCGCTGCCGTGTTTCCCTCACCCGCCGGTGA
- a CDS encoding ThuA domain-containing protein, protein MSTRQVLVYTATAAYRHESIPAAVAAIGELGAEHGFKVHATEEPLRSLDGYDAVVFLSTSGEVLDEAGRVALLDHIAGGGGFLGVHSAACTEYEWPAYGELLGARFAGHPPVQPAVLTVDRSHPATAHLPRQWHWTDEWYDFRSPPRDVTVLATVDEATYVGGGMGVGHPLVWHRRHGRGRSFYTALGHATEAYGDPVFRAHLLGALRWVASWPEGTERLSGRSL, encoded by the coding sequence ATGTCCACCAGACAGGTTCTCGTGTACACAGCGACCGCCGCATACCGGCACGAGTCCATTCCCGCCGCCGTCGCCGCCATCGGCGAGCTGGGCGCCGAGCACGGTTTCAAGGTCCACGCCACTGAGGAGCCACTGCGTTCCCTCGACGGGTACGACGCGGTCGTGTTCCTGTCGACCAGCGGCGAAGTCCTCGACGAAGCGGGCCGGGTGGCACTGCTCGATCACATCGCGGGAGGCGGGGGATTCTTGGGCGTTCACTCCGCCGCCTGCACCGAGTACGAGTGGCCCGCCTACGGCGAACTCCTCGGCGCCAGGTTCGCCGGACATCCCCCGGTGCAGCCGGCCGTACTCACCGTCGACCGCTCACATCCGGCCACCGCACACCTTCCCCGGCAGTGGCACTGGACCGACGAGTGGTACGACTTCAGGTCACCGCCCCGCGACGTCACTGTCCTGGCCACCGTCGACGAAGCGACCTACGTCGGCGGCGGTATGGGCGTCGGCCATCCCCTCGTCTGGCACCGGCGCCATGGCCGCGGACGCAGCTTCTACACTGCGCTCGGCCATGCGACCGAGGCCTACGGCGACCCGGTCTTTCGGGCCCACCTGCTCGGCGCCCTGCGATGGGTTGCCTCCTGGCCGGAGGGAACGGAGCGTTTGTCGGGGCGCTCCCTGTGA
- a CDS encoding helix-turn-helix domain-containing protein, translated as MADRPTETPADPDQQLGNAIRRLRKKRGLTLVQLAGSAGLSHPFLSQLERGLTRPSMPSLHRIAQALGTTQQALLAHSATSPADIHVVREGTGTPVANSGGSARMLGAPQFAVHPVEYTGGPTGFEEYYDHPGDEFLYVVHGAIEVDLLGPGGRELHRLSAGDSLLYPGGTPHRWRVLTEDQDILGVRILAVQNAPR; from the coding sequence ATGGCAGACCGCCCCACCGAAACCCCCGCCGATCCGGACCAGCAGCTCGGTAACGCGATCCGTCGGCTGCGCAAGAAGCGCGGCCTCACCCTTGTCCAGCTCGCGGGCAGCGCAGGTCTTTCGCACCCCTTCCTCAGCCAGCTGGAGCGCGGGCTGACCCGCCCGAGCATGCCCTCGCTGCACCGGATCGCCCAGGCACTCGGCACCACCCAGCAGGCCCTGCTGGCGCACTCGGCCACCTCCCCCGCCGACATCCATGTCGTACGGGAAGGGACCGGCACCCCCGTCGCCAACAGCGGCGGCTCGGCCCGGATGCTCGGGGCACCCCAATTCGCCGTCCACCCGGTCGAGTACACCGGAGGACCCACCGGCTTCGAGGAGTACTACGACCACCCGGGCGACGAGTTCCTCTATGTGGTGCACGGCGCGATCGAGGTCGACCTGCTGGGCCCCGGCGGCCGCGAACTGCACCGGCTCTCGGCCGGAGACAGCCTGCTCTACCCAGGCGGAACCCCGCACCGCTGGCGGGTTCTGACGGAGGATCAGGACATCCTCGGGGTGCGCATCCTCGCCGTACAGAACGCGCCTCGCTAG
- a CDS encoding flavin reductase family protein, which yields MTATTADRPATAGFLDAMAALAGGVCVVTAIATDGTPAGFTSTAVMSLSRTPQLIAIGVQRGSRTLPLLQDGGRFALNILAADGESVSRRFADPAADRFAGLEWTAGGEGVPLLLAQSTYTVLCRVREEVAAGDHLLLIADIDEIIAGQGGVSALVHHARRYHGIGA from the coding sequence ATGACCGCGACCACCGCCGACCGACCCGCCACGGCCGGATTCCTCGATGCCATGGCCGCCCTCGCGGGCGGCGTCTGCGTGGTCACCGCCATCGCAACCGATGGCACACCTGCCGGATTCACCAGCACCGCCGTGATGAGCCTCAGCCGCACGCCGCAGCTGATCGCGATCGGTGTCCAGCGCGGCAGCCGCACCCTGCCGCTGCTCCAGGACGGCGGCAGGTTCGCCCTCAATATTCTTGCCGCGGACGGCGAATCCGTTTCGCGGCGGTTCGCCGATCCGGCCGCCGACCGGTTCGCCGGGCTGGAGTGGACGGCCGGAGGGGAAGGTGTCCCGCTGCTGCTCGCGCAGAGCACGTACACCGTTCTGTGCCGCGTACGGGAAGAGGTGGCGGCCGGGGACCACCTGCTGCTGATAGCCGACATCGACGAGATCATCGCCGGGCAGGGCGGGGTCAGCGCTCTTGTCCACCACGCCCGCCGCTACCACGGCATCGGCGCATGA
- a CDS encoding MBL fold metallo-hydrolase, whose translation MSGRDWFSVRETGPGTFLIAEPGHVNSYLVVGDDLALLYDTGMGIGDIGREVRALTSLPLLVVNSHHHYDHRGGNVSLVGEAKDFAVHEAGADLHGEPAPREWLEAYEHIAQDMRQRYIELSALSAEGFFLTDSRIEVRPVPELTQWRIDAVRPTRLLGEGEQLDLGGRRLHVLHTPGHSPDGICLWEPESGQLLAGDTLISGTFFAHVPGADVPAFAASTRRLAELPVRTALLGHNLRHREGHYFVGRVAEGFDQVVRGRTRPVRRQDMFGAPAMWHAFDGFAVLTAAENGDVR comes from the coding sequence ATGAGCGGGCGCGACTGGTTCTCCGTGCGGGAGACCGGACCCGGGACCTTCCTCATCGCCGAGCCGGGGCACGTCAACAGCTATCTCGTCGTGGGCGACGACCTCGCCCTGCTGTACGACACCGGGATGGGTATCGGGGACATCGGGCGCGAGGTGCGCGCATTGACCTCGTTGCCGCTGCTCGTCGTCAACTCCCACCACCACTACGACCACCGGGGCGGAAACGTCTCACTCGTGGGCGAGGCCAAGGACTTCGCCGTCCACGAGGCGGGCGCGGACCTGCACGGCGAGCCCGCACCGCGCGAGTGGCTCGAGGCGTACGAGCACATCGCCCAGGACATGCGACAGCGTTACATCGAGTTGAGCGCACTCTCCGCCGAGGGCTTCTTCCTCACCGACTCGCGGATCGAGGTGCGGCCCGTCCCCGAACTGACCCAATGGCGTATCGACGCGGTGCGCCCGACCCGGCTGCTCGGGGAAGGGGAGCAGCTCGACCTGGGCGGGCGGAGGCTGCACGTCCTGCACACCCCCGGCCACTCGCCCGACGGCATCTGCCTCTGGGAGCCGGAGAGCGGCCAGCTCCTCGCCGGCGACACCCTGATCAGCGGCACCTTCTTCGCCCATGTGCCGGGCGCCGATGTACCCGCCTTCGCCGCATCGACTCGGCGATTGGCCGAACTGCCGGTCAGAACGGCCCTGTTGGGGCACAACCTCCGCCATCGTGAGGGCCATTACTTCGTGGGACGGGTTGCCGAAGGTTTCGACCAGGTGGTACGCGGACGGACCCGCCCGGTCCGCCGCCAGGACATGTTCGGCGCGCCCGCGATGTGGCACGCCTTCGACGGCTTCGCGGTACTCACGGCAGCGGAGAACGGGGACGTACGATGA
- a CDS encoding amidohydrolase family protein, giving the protein MTATALLLRGARLPEGQVRDVLIEDGRVSAVAQAGQLPSVCEEMHLSGFLLLPAPAEPHAHLDKALTWDLAGAPPCDLPGAVAAWRGYAEQVTEEDVLIRARRALDELVANGATAVRTHADVLPGPDPLRGLRALLRLRAELSERVALQIAVLHIEAPDEVLDKALELGADLLGGCPHLSDDPQAAVARALTIAERHGAGVDLHADEHLRPDPKDLLLLAQAVRERGFAHGATASHCVGLGGLDPAEAARIAKEAAASRIGVVALPLTNLYLQGRDTPARTPRGLTAVRALLDAGVPLAGGGDNIRDPFNPVGRADPLETAGLLVAAGHLTLPEAVHAVTTGARAVLGLPAAGPYEGAIADLLAVRADSLSGAVGASYPDRIVFKGGRAVSRTTVIREAL; this is encoded by the coding sequence ATGACGGCGACGGCACTGCTGCTGCGCGGGGCGCGGCTGCCCGAAGGGCAGGTCCGGGACGTACTGATCGAGGACGGGCGGGTATCGGCCGTTGCACAGGCCGGTCAACTCCCCTCCGTATGCGAGGAGATGCACCTCTCCGGCTTTCTGCTGTTGCCCGCCCCCGCCGAACCCCACGCCCACCTCGACAAGGCCCTCACCTGGGACCTGGCCGGTGCGCCGCCCTGCGACCTGCCGGGGGCGGTCGCCGCCTGGCGCGGCTATGCCGAGCAGGTGACCGAGGAGGACGTGCTGATCAGGGCCCGCCGTGCCCTGGACGAGCTGGTCGCCAATGGTGCGACCGCCGTCCGCACCCACGCCGACGTCCTGCCCGGCCCCGATCCGCTCCGGGGGCTGCGGGCGCTGCTGCGGCTGCGCGCGGAGCTGAGCGAGCGGGTTGCCCTGCAGATCGCCGTACTGCACATCGAGGCGCCCGACGAAGTCCTGGACAAGGCACTGGAGTTGGGGGCCGACCTGCTCGGTGGCTGCCCGCACCTCTCCGACGACCCGCAGGCCGCAGTCGCCCGCGCCCTGACCATCGCCGAGCGGCACGGCGCCGGCGTCGATCTGCACGCGGACGAGCATCTCCGCCCGGACCCGAAGGATCTGCTGCTGCTCGCCCAGGCGGTGCGGGAGCGGGGCTTCGCCCACGGCGCGACCGCCAGCCACTGCGTGGGCCTGGGCGGTCTGGACCCGGCCGAGGCCGCCCGGATCGCCAAGGAGGCGGCGGCATCCCGGATCGGGGTCGTCGCACTGCCGCTCACCAACCTCTACCTCCAGGGCCGCGATACCCCTGCCCGCACCCCGCGCGGTCTCACCGCCGTACGCGCCCTCCTGGACGCGGGCGTGCCCCTGGCCGGAGGCGGCGACAACATCCGCGACCCCTTCAACCCGGTGGGCAGGGCCGACCCCCTGGAGACCGCCGGACTCCTCGTCGCGGCAGGACACTTGACGCTGCCCGAGGCCGTCCACGCGGTGACCACCGGCGCCCGTGCGGTCCTCGGGCTACCCGCCGCAGGGCCGTACGAGGGCGCGATCGCCGACCTCCTCGCCGTACGGGCCGACTCGCTCTCCGGGGCTGTCGGGGCCTCGTACCCGGACCGGATCGTCTTCAAGGGCGGGCGAGCGGTGAGCCGTACCACGGTGATCCGCGAAGCGCTCTGA
- a CDS encoding ABC transporter ATP-binding protein: protein MATAVQTALRFAAVDKRFDSGTTALSGVDLRVEAGEFVAVVGPSGCGKSTLLRLASGLDAPSAGEIDIPGGDVGYVFQDATLLPWRSVLANVALPAELAGRPKTERREQAMEAIRLVGLDGFEKQLPGQLSGGMRMRVSLARALMMRPALFLFDEPFGALDEMTRLRMQEELQRIFAETGFAGLFITHSVTEAVFLANRIVVMSARPGRITAEFEVPFAHPRPASLRYEPEFAAIAGAVSGALRGDAQ, encoded by the coding sequence GTGGCGACAGCAGTGCAGACGGCGCTGAGATTCGCAGCCGTCGACAAGCGTTTCGACAGCGGGACCACCGCGCTCTCGGGTGTGGATCTCCGCGTCGAGGCAGGGGAGTTCGTGGCGGTCGTGGGCCCTTCCGGATGCGGGAAGTCCACACTGCTGCGGCTCGCCTCCGGGCTGGATGCCCCCAGCGCGGGGGAGATCGACATCCCGGGCGGGGACGTCGGTTACGTCTTCCAGGACGCCACCCTGCTGCCCTGGCGGAGCGTCCTCGCCAATGTGGCGCTGCCGGCCGAACTGGCCGGCCGCCCCAAGACCGAACGGCGCGAGCAGGCCATGGAGGCCATCCGCCTCGTCGGCCTCGACGGCTTCGAGAAGCAGTTGCCGGGGCAGCTCTCGGGCGGGATGCGGATGCGGGTGTCGCTGGCCCGCGCGCTGATGATGCGCCCCGCGCTCTTCCTCTTCGACGAACCCTTCGGTGCGCTGGACGAGATGACCCGGCTTCGTATGCAGGAGGAGCTCCAGCGGATCTTCGCGGAGACGGGATTCGCGGGTCTCTTCATCACGCACTCGGTGACCGAGGCGGTCTTCCTGGCCAACCGGATCGTGGTGATGTCGGCCCGACCTGGACGTATCACCGCCGAGTTCGAGGTCCCGTTCGCCCACCCCAGGCCCGCATCGCTCCGTTACGAACCGGAGTTCGCCGCGATCGCGGGCGCGGTCTCCGGGGCCCTGCGAGGAGACGCCCAGTGA
- a CDS encoding ABC transporter permease encodes MTTNTPAATPADAPTAHATTAASVTVGPSGEPSAASEPAVTGSNAAAPAHEAKSPVRQSEAATDATVTIVPAVEAPARTRRGPVALLAPVGSLVVAIGLWYAVSYLLLAPARRFLVPPPHQVLQVAVLDWTHLQPMLQALALTAQVALAGLAIAAALGITGAVVMSRARWLERSLYPYAVILQTVPILAIVPLIGLWFGFGFTSRVIVCVLIALFPMIANTLFGLQSVDRAHHDLFTLQKASHWDRLRKLELPAALPAIFTGLRTSSGLSVIGAIVGDMFFKQGAPGIGTLLDVYRSRLQSEDLFAAIILASLFGVAVFALFTLLSRLAVGSWHASGRS; translated from the coding sequence GTGACCACGAACACCCCGGCTGCCACGCCCGCCGACGCGCCGACCGCACACGCAACCACTGCCGCCTCGGTCACAGTCGGCCCGAGCGGCGAACCGTCTGCCGCTTCCGAACCGGCCGTCACCGGTTCGAACGCTGCCGCTCCGGCCCACGAGGCGAAGAGCCCTGTGCGCCAGTCGGAGGCTGCCACCGACGCCACTGTCACGATTGTCCCGGCCGTCGAGGCGCCCGCCCGCACCCGCCGGGGCCCCGTCGCCCTGCTCGCCCCCGTCGGCTCGCTCGTCGTCGCCATCGGCCTCTGGTACGCGGTGAGTTACCTGCTCCTCGCCCCCGCCCGCCGCTTCCTGGTACCGCCCCCGCACCAGGTCCTCCAGGTCGCCGTCCTCGACTGGACCCACCTGCAGCCCATGCTCCAGGCCCTCGCCCTCACCGCACAGGTCGCTCTCGCCGGGCTCGCCATCGCCGCCGCCCTCGGCATCACCGGGGCCGTCGTGATGAGCCGCGCCCGCTGGCTGGAGCGCTCCCTCTATCCGTACGCCGTCATCCTGCAGACCGTCCCGATCCTCGCCATCGTCCCCCTCATCGGCCTCTGGTTCGGCTTCGGCTTCACCAGCCGGGTCATCGTCTGCGTCCTCATCGCCCTCTTTCCGATGATCGCCAACACCCTCTTCGGACTGCAGTCCGTGGACCGCGCACACCACGACCTCTTCACCCTCCAGAAGGCGAGCCACTGGGACCGCCTGCGCAAGCTCGAACTGCCCGCAGCGCTCCCCGCCATCTTCACCGGGCTGCGCACCTCCTCCGGGCTCTCCGTCATCGGCGCGATCGTCGGCGACATGTTCTTCAAGCAGGGCGCGCCCGGCATCGGCACCCTCCTCGACGTCTACCGCTCACGCCTCCAGTCCGAGGACCTCTTCGCCGCGATCATCCTCGCCTCCCTCTTCGGGGTCGCCGTCTTCGCGCTCTTCACGCTCCTGTCCCGCCTCGCCGTCGGTTCCTGGCACGCGTCCGGCCGCAGCTGA